A single window of Leptospira semungkisensis DNA harbors:
- a CDS encoding LIC10729 family protein, translating to MDRLRFAILLFLISTTAGQSPIGQENRKTKNYENFAKPMGGESYISEDYKTFPELSVWGLHNGLKLAPDRKDPAPGAGTGRLFDNQCRMVPEQGLDILLIADPDRKDEIYVYIDLTLFEKTEHANFLPDRELRILANGVEKRRVRFPNSRLYSKALYSGTPPVYIRVDPSELVQGRLTLSLLPMAGDKGRFWGVWDVFLSYTAPEYPE from the coding sequence ATGGACCGGCTCCGATTTGCAATACTCTTATTCTTGATTTCGACCACTGCCGGACAGAGTCCGATCGGTCAGGAAAATCGGAAAACGAAAAATTATGAGAATTTCGCCAAACCAATGGGTGGAGAATCCTATATTTCCGAGGATTATAAAACCTTTCCTGAGCTTTCCGTCTGGGGCCTGCATAACGGATTGAAACTGGCTCCGGATAGAAAAGACCCAGCCCCTGGAGCAGGAACGGGGCGACTCTTTGACAATCAGTGTAGAATGGTGCCGGAACAAGGTTTGGACATTCTACTGATTGCAGATCCGGATCGAAAGGACGAGATCTACGTGTATATAGACCTGACCTTATTCGAAAAAACGGAGCATGCCAATTTTCTCCCGGACAGAGAGCTAAGAATACTCGCAAACGGAGTAGAGAAGAGAAGGGTTCGCTTTCCCAATTCCAGGTTATATTCTAAGGCATTGTATTCTGGAACCCCGCCAGTCTATATTCGAGTAGATCCCTCGGAATTGGTCCAAGGAAGACTGACTTTGAGCTTATTGCCTATGGCGGGGGATAAGGGAAGATTCTGGGGAGTTTGGGACGTTTTTCTGTCCTACACGGCTCCCGAGTATCCTGAATAG
- a CDS encoding STAS domain-containing protein, with protein MEINIRKSGDTNIIGLSGSLDIYTSIDLKNFFEQNIDRNNNNVVINLEKLNYIDSSGIGMLIKQLNYVQELNGKFFIANMKAAIEKVFKVAGLTSYFQTLSEAEFTSQFP; from the coding sequence ATGGAAATCAATATTAGAAAATCCGGCGATACTAACATTATCGGGCTCTCCGGGAGTCTGGACATTTATACGTCCATCGATCTAAAAAACTTTTTCGAACAGAATATAGATCGAAACAACAATAACGTAGTAATCAACCTAGAGAAGCTGAATTATATAGATTCTTCCGGCATCGGAATGCTGATCAAACAGCTAAATTATGTCCAAGAATTGAACGGCAAGTTTTTCATCGCGAATATGAAGGCTGCGATCGAAAAGGTCTTTAAGGTTGCCGGACTTACTTCTTACTTCCAGACGCTTTCAGAAGCAGAGTTCACAAGCCAGTTCCCTTGA
- a CDS encoding LIC_12936 family protein has protein sequence MKKLILFFLLLLFFCWESFAQDFEADGQIKILPYEPMQVRDIEGLTKDIKLFHKRIEQMLPFLNKRKKIIDNEYFQFVPALENFNFPVRDRYLIDKKFYLRVSGGQSALKLDGVRFITRKSLVTKLRPIDDQIGELKNESVSNSDPATIVLTVKKKTDAGTKEEVYSLSNIRNPDQRVKFVRSYRDNLAEVIQAIDKYVEGTIRADAKDVDTMLDGLDSGGSFQEYNSNR, from the coding sequence ATGAAGAAACTTATTTTATTCTTTCTTCTGTTATTATTCTTCTGCTGGGAATCCTTTGCTCAGGATTTTGAAGCGGATGGACAAATTAAAATCCTCCCATACGAGCCTATGCAGGTCCGGGATATAGAGGGATTGACCAAAGATATTAAACTCTTTCACAAGAGAATCGAACAGATGCTTCCTTTCTTGAACAAAAGAAAGAAAATTATTGATAACGAATATTTTCAATTCGTGCCAGCGCTCGAGAATTTCAATTTTCCTGTCCGTGACAGGTACTTGATAGATAAAAAGTTTTATCTCAGAGTCTCCGGAGGCCAAAGCGCTCTGAAATTAGATGGAGTCCGATTTATTACTAGAAAATCACTCGTGACTAAACTTCGTCCGATAGACGATCAGATCGGCGAATTGAAAAACGAGAGCGTGTCAAATTCCGATCCGGCTACCATAGTGCTTACTGTGAAGAAAAAAACGGATGCGGGAACCAAAGAGGAAGTATATAGTCTTTCCAATATCAGAAATCCAGACCAAAGAGTAAAGTTTGTCCGTTCCTATAGGGACAATCTTGCTGAAGTAATTCAGGCGATTGATAAGTATGTGGAAGGTACCATCCGTGCAGACGCAAAAGATGTGGATACTATGCTGGATGGATTGGATAGCGGAGGCTCCTTCCAAGAATATAATTCGAACCGCTAA
- a CDS encoding J domain-containing protein, producing the protein MNSAWIDHYRVLGLNFGASQESIKHRYRELAKIFHPDNKITGSKPVFLQVVESYQILSKPDARTRFDTEFQIRKKRDEGYKSGMYVIPPSRILFATQAVEFARRGLLRAGIRSSARKKYTGIYHDIRICLKKEELLGRIFAAIPLVVRSICPECMGSDLNCGSCGGKGSYKSFRYLKWSPEPGSLVPGKIYTLDLSGFRPDVFTHFKKRTLKVKIELFQGHKK; encoded by the coding sequence ATGAATTCGGCCTGGATAGATCATTATCGAGTTCTGGGCCTTAATTTCGGCGCGAGCCAAGAATCTATTAAACATAGATATAGAGAGCTCGCGAAGATCTTTCATCCTGATAATAAGATCACCGGTTCTAAACCTGTTTTCTTGCAAGTAGTAGAGTCTTATCAGATCCTTTCGAAGCCTGACGCTCGTACTAGATTCGATACTGAATTCCAGATCAGAAAGAAAAGAGATGAGGGATACAAGTCGGGAATGTACGTTATTCCTCCTTCCCGTATTTTATTTGCGACTCAAGCAGTTGAGTTCGCAAGAAGAGGACTCTTAAGAGCGGGAATAAGAAGCAGCGCCCGGAAAAAATACACAGGTATCTATCATGATATTCGGATCTGTTTAAAGAAAGAGGAACTTCTCGGAAGGATCTTCGCTGCTATTCCTCTCGTGGTCCGTTCTATATGTCCCGAATGTATGGGCTCCGATCTGAACTGCGGTTCCTGCGGAGGAAAGGGAAGTTATAAGAGTTTTCGTTATTTAAAATGGAGTCCTGAGCCTGGTAGTCTCGTGCCAGGTAAGATCTATACGTTGGATCTCTCCGGTTTTAGGCCGGATGTATTCACTCATTTCAAGAAAAGGACCTTGAAAGTTAAAATTGAACTCTTTCAGGGGCACAAAAAATAG
- a CDS encoding type I phosphomannose isomerase catalytic subunit, whose translation MQKVLKFEPIYKEKVWGGRKLETVLGRKIPAGEIGESWEISDYGSDLSVITNGEFAGKTFREVYLANPDAILGKAFKGKEFPLLIKLIDAKEKLSVQVHPDDAYAEEFDPESSGKKEAWTVLQADPGSKLVCGFSRQTDREEFSKYVEANRVEEILNEVEVESLDSFLLNPGRIHAIGGGILLMEVQQSSDSTYRVYDYGRPRELHLKKALDVLDYSFADPKDRLIPKKIQSAGYERSVLTSNDKFRMEILETNSNEGFSLPSFAEEPVFHVLMVIEGKCDLEGIVLQKGDTVLITAFGIKNGIECKPQSPKLRLAWSGPGTDWSDNSTV comes from the coding sequence ATGCAGAAGGTTTTAAAGTTCGAGCCAATCTATAAGGAAAAAGTATGGGGCGGTCGAAAACTGGAAACGGTTCTGGGACGCAAGATCCCAGCCGGAGAGATCGGAGAATCCTGGGAGATTTCTGATTATGGCTCCGATCTTTCAGTGATTACAAACGGAGAATTTGCGGGAAAGACTTTCAGAGAGGTCTATCTTGCGAATCCAGATGCAATATTAGGAAAAGCTTTTAAAGGAAAAGAGTTCCCTCTTCTGATCAAGCTCATAGACGCGAAGGAAAAATTATCCGTACAAGTACATCCGGATGATGCGTATGCCGAAGAATTCGATCCGGAAAGTTCCGGAAAGAAAGAAGCTTGGACAGTGCTCCAGGCAGATCCAGGTTCCAAGTTGGTCTGCGGTTTTTCAAGACAAACCGATAGAGAAGAATTTTCTAAGTATGTCGAAGCCAATCGGGTAGAAGAGATCCTAAACGAAGTAGAAGTGGAGTCTTTAGATTCCTTTCTTTTGAATCCAGGCAGGATCCACGCAATTGGAGGAGGCATTCTTCTCATGGAAGTGCAGCAATCTTCTGATTCTACATATAGAGTCTACGATTATGGTCGTCCTAGAGAACTTCACTTAAAAAAGGCTCTGGATGTTTTGGATTATTCTTTTGCAGATCCTAAGGATAGATTGATTCCTAAAAAAATCCAAAGCGCCGGTTATGAAAGATCCGTGCTAACTTCTAATGATAAGTTCCGCATGGAGATCTTAGAAACGAATTCTAACGAAGGATTTTCTCTGCCTTCTTTTGCAGAAGAGCCTGTCTTTCATGTTTTGATGGTTATAGAAGGCAAATGCGATTTAGAAGGAATTGTATTACAAAAAGGAGATACAGTTCTTATTACCGCTTTCGGGATCAAGAACGGTATAGAATGCAAACCTCAGAGTCCAAAATTAAGACTGGCCTGGTCCGGACCAGGGACGGATTGGTCGGATAATTCTACTGTATGA
- a CDS encoding HNH endonuclease, translating into MNGPGEFSEEPLLWVGEAEIKKQRQIAKDLRKTPWWKKKKADGICHYCGKKFSPDELTMDHLIPLAKGGKSIKANLVPACKECNNAKKNKLPFEEF; encoded by the coding sequence ATGAACGGTCCGGGAGAATTTTCGGAAGAACCTTTGCTATGGGTAGGCGAAGCGGAGATAAAAAAGCAGAGACAGATCGCAAAGGATCTGCGCAAGACTCCCTGGTGGAAAAAGAAAAAGGCGGACGGCATCTGCCATTATTGTGGTAAGAAATTTTCCCCTGATGAACTGACTATGGACCATCTGATCCCATTAGCCAAAGGCGGGAAGTCGATCAAGGCGAACCTTGTACCTGCATGCAAGGAATGCAATAACGCTAAGAAGAACAAACTTCCTTTCGAAGAATTTTAA
- a CDS encoding ATP-binding protein: MHFRRLLFLLICSVVFLWNCARLELASSMVAKGVFEGKNWNVENPVLLTGEWEIYPGKLLGSEPELNQSQPPLLTSVPNVWNQIEKNGALLFPEGKGFATYRLHLSLPENSPNLMLRVPDQGTAYSVYVDGHLTQTVGQVGKTVQGSIPFLSTSLIYIPGHAKRLDFEISNFKHIYGGLWFPPKMGTPTTILKEHHTEIGIEIATASAMLVLAIYQIMVYIRTRNERSSIYFALFSIMGVLRFFLTGNRLFNSAFPDVPWEISYRLEYVSTYLMCSGFLAYSATSYPKDFNKRTELFSLIILAIFAIPALIMPVYIYANLLTAYQIITAVSGAYVFLGSARAVLHKRPGSTLFLIGIACILVAGANDILASRYVLNNHYILAPAILLFVFSRNLGFSSSFTHALEASHKAQEELQVANRNLNELKIELEKKVESRTQLLVEEKERAESEAKYRYDFLATMSHEIRTPLNGLLGTSNLLSESPLNPEQKEYADIIQTSGENLLHLVNQLLDLSKIENQRFSLEILPFDPFAVLQKAARVVKARAEEKRIFLNIDYPEHHPGIFMGDESRIQQVLLNLLSNSVKFTSSGGKVSLAVRFYGEDNFSRILEFWVEDNGVGIEKEQTALLFEPFIQGDNSVARKFGGSGLGLTISKKLVELMGGSIRLTSNPGKGSRFSFLLPFPQEELEKQELEEEPAPIPNFPSIKILLVEDQEFCRRVAQDTLTKLGMNLESVNSGKDALARLEETETFEIVFLDIDLPDMSGTAVAKKIKDMFGKKPYLVAWTAHALPGSEESFKSIGFDSYLKKPTLFKDWIKFFETYMKVKRK; this comes from the coding sequence ATGCATTTTAGGCGTCTTCTTTTCCTACTCATTTGCTCCGTTGTGTTCCTTTGGAACTGTGCTAGGCTCGAATTAGCTTCGAGTATGGTGGCAAAAGGCGTTTTTGAAGGAAAGAATTGGAATGTCGAAAATCCGGTCCTTCTTACCGGTGAGTGGGAAATTTATCCAGGCAAGCTTCTAGGTTCCGAGCCGGAGCTAAACCAATCTCAGCCTCCGTTACTCACCTCGGTCCCGAATGTATGGAATCAGATCGAAAAGAATGGAGCCCTTCTATTTCCGGAAGGAAAAGGATTCGCCACTTACAGACTGCATCTTTCTCTTCCTGAAAATTCTCCGAATCTAATGCTCCGAGTTCCTGATCAGGGCACTGCCTATTCGGTATATGTGGACGGACATTTGACTCAAACCGTAGGACAGGTCGGAAAAACTGTCCAAGGATCTATTCCTTTTTTAAGCACAAGCCTCATCTATATTCCCGGTCATGCTAAGAGATTGGATTTCGAGATCTCCAATTTCAAACATATCTATGGTGGGCTCTGGTTCCCTCCTAAAATGGGAACTCCTACAACAATATTAAAAGAACATCATACAGAGATCGGGATAGAGATTGCTACTGCTTCTGCCATGCTCGTACTCGCAATTTACCAGATCATGGTTTATATACGGACTCGCAATGAGAGAAGTTCCATTTACTTTGCTCTCTTTTCCATTATGGGAGTATTGCGTTTCTTCTTAACAGGCAATCGATTGTTCAACTCCGCATTTCCGGATGTGCCTTGGGAGATCAGTTACCGCTTAGAATATGTCAGCACATATCTGATGTGCTCTGGATTCTTAGCATACTCTGCTACTTCTTATCCGAAAGATTTTAACAAGAGAACAGAACTCTTTTCTCTCATCATACTTGCTATTTTCGCTATTCCCGCATTGATCATGCCTGTCTATATTTATGCAAATTTACTTACAGCATACCAGATCATTACTGCAGTCAGTGGAGCGTACGTATTCTTAGGCTCCGCAAGAGCAGTCCTACACAAAAGGCCTGGTTCGACACTGTTCCTGATCGGGATCGCCTGTATTTTAGTAGCCGGCGCGAACGATATACTTGCGTCGAGATACGTATTAAATAATCATTATATTCTTGCTCCTGCGATCCTATTATTCGTCTTTTCCAGAAATTTAGGATTCTCCTCCTCTTTTACACATGCCTTAGAGGCTTCTCATAAGGCCCAAGAAGAGTTGCAGGTCGCAAACCGAAATCTGAATGAATTAAAGATCGAATTGGAGAAGAAGGTCGAGTCCAGAACCCAATTGTTGGTAGAAGAGAAGGAAAGAGCGGAGTCAGAGGCAAAGTATAGATACGATTTCTTGGCAACTATGAGTCATGAAATCCGGACACCTCTGAACGGTCTTTTAGGAACCTCTAATCTTCTCTCGGAGTCTCCTTTAAATCCGGAACAAAAAGAATACGCAGATATTATCCAAACTTCCGGCGAAAACCTTTTACATCTGGTAAACCAATTATTAGATCTTTCTAAAATAGAAAACCAACGTTTCTCTTTAGAGATACTTCCCTTCGATCCTTTTGCGGTATTGCAAAAAGCGGCGAGAGTGGTCAAGGCCAGAGCCGAAGAGAAACGCATCTTTTTAAACATAGATTATCCGGAACATCACCCGGGCATCTTTATGGGAGACGAGAGCAGGATCCAACAAGTACTCTTGAACCTTCTTAGTAATTCCGTAAAGTTCACTAGCTCCGGAGGAAAGGTTTCTCTTGCAGTCCGCTTTTACGGAGAAGATAATTTCTCCCGCATCCTAGAATTTTGGGTCGAGGACAATGGGGTAGGCATCGAGAAGGAACAGACAGCTCTTCTGTTCGAGCCTTTCATCCAAGGAGACAATTCAGTCGCAAGAAAATTCGGAGGCAGCGGCCTAGGACTCACCATCTCCAAGAAATTGGTAGAGTTGATGGGGGGAAGCATCCGACTGACTAGCAACCCAGGCAAGGGTTCTAGATTCTCCTTCTTGCTCCCCTTCCCTCAAGAAGAATTAGAAAAGCAAGAATTAGAAGAAGAGCCTGCGCCGATTCCGAACTTCCCGAGTATCAAAATACTATTAGTAGAAGATCAAGAATTCTGCAGAAGAGTCGCCCAAGACACTCTTACTAAATTAGGAATGAATCTAGAAAGCGTGAATTCTGGAAAAGATGCGCTCGCAAGATTAGAAGAAACGGAAACCTTCGAGATCGTATTCTTAGATATAGATTTGCCGGACATGAGTGGAACTGCGGTCGCAAAGAAGATCAAGGATATGTTCGGAAAGAAACCGTACCTGGTGGCCTGGACTGCTCACGCATTGCCAGGCTCAGAAGAATCCTTTAAGTCCATAGGATTCGATTCCTATCTCAAAAAGCCTACTCTCTTCAAGGATTGGATCAAATTCTTCGAAACGTATATGAAGGTAAAACGCAAATAG
- a CDS encoding DUF1292 domain-containing protein, which yields MLESYDKESESVEHEELGDEILHLLDEDGNPYSFVVGEVVELDENQYFLLIPSSEEEKDLVNLDVGFLKGEESFGYLAVKMEADEFGEDRLVEVTDPRELEDLLYELNSDVV from the coding sequence TTGCTGGAATCCTACGATAAAGAATCCGAGTCTGTAGAACATGAGGAGCTTGGAGACGAGATCTTACATTTATTGGATGAGGATGGAAATCCATATTCGTTCGTTGTGGGAGAAGTTGTAGAGTTGGATGAGAACCAATACTTCTTACTTATTCCTTCTTCAGAAGAAGAGAAGGACCTAGTGAATTTGGATGTTGGTTTTTTAAAAGGGGAAGAAAGCTTCGGATACCTCGCAGTGAAAATGGAAGCGGATGAATTCGGAGAGGATCGCTTGGTAGAAGTTACTGATCCCAGAGAGTTGGAAGATCTTCTCTATGAATTGAATTCGGACGTAGTCTAG
- a CDS encoding potassium/proton antiporter, giving the protein MHSLNFEFQILALSSLIILSIGLLRVSTKFGIPSLLIFLTIGMLAGSDGILKIWFNDADLTRKVGSVALAFILFSGGLETDWEKVKPVLWKGISLGTLGVLLTCFIVALFAIYVLGFDPIIGFLLGAVVSSTDAAAVFNVLRTSNTGMRKGLTSLLELESGSNDPLAVLLTTSVLGFVGTKAPSWEVLAWTVVQQFSLGIILGLLLGYWIYRGMNRIKLDYEGLYPVLLSASVLFVYASTDLIGGNPFLAVYIAGIIIGNRSFVHKRSNVRFMDGIAWLMQIVMFLTLGLLVFPSKISSVAILGIAFSVFLIVVARPAAVFLALIGFKVDWREKLLISWVGLRGAAPIILATFPFAKQLPESEMIFHLVFFTVLTSLLLQGTTIPFAVQLLGLQAALEQRASYPFEFENKEQSDTQLLEYIVPYGSASVGKFVYELDFPESSLITLIYRGDSHLVPTGKTKMEDGDVLLVLTPDGAEKKIREILSRMGERREA; this is encoded by the coding sequence CTGCATTCTCTTAATTTCGAGTTTCAGATCTTAGCGCTGTCGAGTTTGATCATCCTCAGCATCGGCCTCTTGCGTGTTTCCACAAAATTTGGTATTCCTTCTCTACTTATCTTTCTCACCATCGGGATGCTTGCAGGTTCCGATGGTATCTTAAAAATCTGGTTCAATGATGCAGACCTAACAAGAAAAGTTGGTTCGGTCGCTTTGGCATTTATCCTCTTCTCCGGTGGTCTCGAAACGGATTGGGAAAAGGTTAAACCAGTACTCTGGAAAGGAATCTCACTCGGAACCTTAGGAGTACTTCTCACCTGTTTCATTGTAGCACTCTTTGCGATCTATGTTCTAGGCTTCGATCCTATTATTGGATTTCTTTTAGGCGCGGTAGTATCTTCTACAGATGCAGCGGCAGTATTCAATGTACTTCGTACTAGCAATACTGGAATGAGAAAAGGACTGACTTCTTTATTGGAGCTGGAGTCCGGAAGCAATGATCCTCTTGCGGTATTATTGACTACTTCCGTTTTAGGTTTCGTAGGAACAAAGGCTCCTTCTTGGGAAGTTCTTGCATGGACAGTCGTGCAACAATTCAGTTTAGGGATCATACTCGGACTTCTTCTTGGGTATTGGATCTATCGTGGAATGAACCGGATCAAATTGGACTATGAGGGTTTGTATCCAGTACTTCTTTCGGCTTCCGTATTGTTTGTGTATGCATCCACCGACTTGATCGGAGGAAACCCGTTCTTAGCCGTTTATATCGCAGGGATTATTATAGGAAATCGGTCTTTCGTACATAAACGAAGTAACGTTAGATTCATGGACGGGATCGCTTGGCTGATGCAGATCGTGATGTTCCTTACCTTGGGACTTCTTGTGTTTCCGTCCAAGATCTCTTCTGTGGCGATCTTAGGAATTGCATTTTCTGTTTTTCTAATAGTTGTCGCAAGGCCTGCCGCAGTCTTTCTTGCTCTGATCGGATTCAAAGTGGATTGGAGAGAAAAACTTTTGATCTCTTGGGTGGGATTGAGAGGAGCCGCTCCGATTATCTTGGCGACCTTTCCGTTTGCAAAGCAACTGCCTGAATCCGAAATGATCTTCCACTTGGTATTCTTTACCGTACTTACCTCTTTATTATTGCAAGGGACCACGATCCCATTTGCGGTCCAACTTCTCGGACTGCAGGCAGCGTTAGAGCAAAGAGCTTCTTATCCGTTCGAGTTTGAGAACAAAGAACAGAGCGATACCCAACTCCTAGAATATATTGTCCCGTACGGATCAGCATCTGTTGGTAAGTTCGTATATGAATTGGATTTTCCTGAAAGCTCTTTGATCACTCTTATCTATAGAGGCGATTCTCACCTGGTTCCTACAGGTAAGACCAAGATGGAAGATGGGGATGTACTTCTTGTCCTAACTCCTGACGGAGCCGAAAAAAAGATCAGAGAGATACTTTCTCGAATGGGAGAAAGAAGGGAGGCTTAA
- a CDS encoding motility protein A, giving the protein MRSAIIGIIAAFASVLLAILLEEAHFLSFVKFSALILILGGTAGATYASYTPEEFAGLILHLRESLFPKREFSLSDLFLDFAEKARKNGLLSLEDQLTGVPDSFLRKGIQLIVDGTDPRAVEEILFEAAEGMEEKEIRSAKILETAGGFSPTIGIIGTVMGLVSVLENLNAGTRALGEGIATAFIATFYGIAFANLAYFPLANRLRTWAFARNRRRQAIIRGIISLQTGDNRRILVERMAPFL; this is encoded by the coding sequence ATGCGTTCCGCTATCATCGGTATCATTGCAGCCTTTGCTTCCGTATTGCTCGCCATCTTATTAGAAGAAGCGCATTTTCTCTCTTTCGTCAAATTCTCCGCACTCATTCTGATCTTAGGTGGAACAGCAGGCGCAACCTACGCAAGTTATACACCCGAAGAATTTGCAGGACTCATCCTTCACTTAAGAGAATCATTATTTCCTAAAAGAGAATTCTCTCTCTCCGATCTATTCTTAGATTTCGCAGAGAAAGCTCGCAAGAACGGACTCTTATCCCTCGAAGACCAACTCACAGGAGTACCCGATTCCTTTTTACGAAAAGGGATCCAACTCATCGTGGACGGAACGGATCCAAGAGCGGTAGAAGAAATCCTATTCGAAGCCGCAGAAGGAATGGAAGAAAAAGAGATCCGCTCCGCAAAAATCCTAGAAACCGCGGGAGGATTCTCTCCAACGATAGGTATCATCGGAACAGTGATGGGACTCGTAAGTGTTTTGGAAAATCTGAATGCAGGAACGAGAGCCCTGGGAGAAGGGATTGCTACGGCATTCATCGCAACCTTTTACGGGATCGCATTCGCAAACTTAGCTTACTTTCCTCTGGCAAACAGACTGCGCACCTGGGCATTCGCTCGCAATCGAAGAAGACAAGCAATCATCCGAGGGATCATCTCCTTGCAAACTGGAGATAATAGAAGGATCCTTGTGGAGAGAATGGCACCTTTTCTTTAA
- a CDS encoding cellulose synthase family protein encodes MLTVVTFLFLAIYALDILGLFFFGIHTYIMVYLYKKYNANCDTDPSRNLSLDDPNLPVVTVQLPIFNEFYVVDRLIDSTIALKYPKDKLEIQVLDDSTDETIQKAASLVAKYKAQGFDIHHLHRTNRVGHKAGALDEGMAVSKGEFIAIFDADFVPDPDFLLKTMAYFDDAQIGMVQARWGHINANYNILTKAQSFGIDGHFMIEQVARNGAKLWMNFNGTAGTWRKKTIQDAGGWEHDTLTEDFDLSYRAELRGWKFRYFKDVVCPAEIPAMMSAYKSQQFRWCKGSIQTAVKLLPRIWKADLPWKTKAEAVTHLINYSVHPLMIVNILFSAPLLLMEYWSGFSFYDLPLEVLSGTAAVLSIGSVGPLFFYAYSQKTLYKDWKKRLVYLPILIMIGTGIAIVNTRAWLEAVLGIQSSFKRTPKLRIEKDSDSLKERLKYTVPLDFHVVLEFLLGCYCVFSVALSFLVGRPYIVGFLLIYGIGFFFVSFKSFQEASWKYKESRNAAQEEIPQEA; translated from the coding sequence ATGCTCACAGTCGTCACGTTTCTCTTTTTGGCAATCTACGCCCTGGATATCCTGGGATTATTCTTTTTTGGGATTCATACGTATATCATGGTGTATTTGTATAAGAAGTACAACGCCAATTGCGACACTGATCCGAGCAGAAATCTTTCCTTAGATGACCCGAACCTTCCGGTCGTTACCGTTCAGCTTCCTATTTTTAATGAATTCTACGTTGTGGATCGTTTGATCGACTCTACAATCGCTCTCAAGTATCCTAAAGATAAACTCGAGATCCAAGTTCTGGACGATTCTACTGACGAAACCATCCAGAAAGCGGCTTCCTTGGTCGCAAAATACAAGGCGCAAGGCTTCGATATCCATCACTTACACAGAACGAATCGTGTAGGTCACAAAGCAGGTGCTTTGGACGAAGGAATGGCTGTTTCTAAAGGCGAATTCATCGCTATTTTCGATGCGGACTTCGTTCCTGATCCTGACTTTCTTCTCAAGACCATGGCTTATTTCGATGATGCTCAGATCGGAATGGTTCAGGCTCGTTGGGGTCATATTAACGCAAATTATAATATTCTTACAAAGGCTCAGAGCTTCGGTATCGACGGTCACTTCATGATCGAGCAGGTGGCGAGAAATGGAGCCAAACTTTGGATGAATTTCAACGGTACTGCAGGTACTTGGAGAAAGAAAACCATCCAAGACGCAGGCGGTTGGGAGCACGATACTCTTACTGAGGACTTCGATCTTTCTTACAGAGCCGAGCTAAGAGGCTGGAAATTCCGTTACTTCAAAGACGTGGTTTGCCCTGCTGAGATCCCTGCGATGATGTCCGCTTATAAGTCCCAACAGTTCCGTTGGTGCAAGGGCTCCATCCAAACTGCAGTGAAACTTCTTCCACGTATTTGGAAGGCAGATCTTCCTTGGAAAACCAAGGCAGAGGCTGTGACTCACCTGATCAATTATTCTGTTCACCCTTTGATGATCGTGAACATTCTATTCAGCGCTCCTCTTCTTCTTATGGAGTACTGGTCTGGATTCAGTTTCTATGATCTTCCTTTGGAAGTTCTCTCTGGAACCGCAGCGGTTCTTTCGATAGGATCTGTCGGACCTCTCTTCTTCTATGCGTATTCTCAAAAGACATTATACAAGGATTGGAAAAAGAGATTAGTTTATCTTCCTATTCTGATCATGATCGGGACCGGGATTGCGATCGTAAACACCAGAGCTTGGTTAGAAGCAGTTCTTGGGATCCAATCTTCTTTCAAGAGAACTCCTAAACTCAGAATTGAGAAGGATTCGGATTCCCTGAAAGAAAGGTTGAAATATACCGTTCCATTGGATTTCCACGTAGTGTTGGAATTCCTACTCGGTTGTTATTGTGTGTTCTCCGTTGCGCTCTCCTTCTTAGTGGGACGTCCTTATATCGTAGGCTTCCTGCTGATTTACGGAATCGGCTTCTTCTTCGTTTCCTTCAAATCTTTCCAAGAGGCTTCTTGGAAATACAAGGAATCAAGAAACGCGGCTCAAGAAGAGATCCCTCAGGAAGCCTGA